In Silene latifolia isolate original U9 population chromosome 3, ASM4854445v1, whole genome shotgun sequence, a single window of DNA contains:
- the LOC141648967 gene encoding uncharacterized protein LOC141648967, which produces MCYEWLKGRKPTVAWYKWILNEHVIPKHQFMGWLYAHGAMRTKDKLIKYGLDVDDSCLLCEQAAESIDHLLCDCIYGRKVMQDISQKMQISFPVTDMLGWCNQRTGTKLQQEVHVATTTNPLRS; this is translated from the coding sequence ATGTGCTATGAATGGCTCAAGGGAAGAAAACCTACTGTTGCCTGGTATAAATGGATCTTGAATGAGCATGTGATACCAAAGCATCAATTCATGGGATGGTTGTATGCACATGGAGCTATGAGAACTAAGGATAAGCTGATTAAATATGGTCTGGATGTTGATGACAGTTGCTTACTGTGTGAACAGGCTGCTGAAAGCATAGACCATCTGCTGTGTGATTGTATATACGGTAGGAAGGTTATGCAGGACATCAGTCAGAAGATGCAGATTAGCTTCCCTGTCACTGATATGCTTGGCTGGTGCAATCAGAGGACGGGTACGAAACTACAGCAAGAGGTACATGTTGCCACTACAACAAATCCCTTGCGTTCTTGA